The genomic interval AAGTGTGGAAGTCCTGCTCTCAAGAATACAGTCTGAAATGTGTTTATGAAAGCTGCAATTGGTCACTAAGAGCATCGAGAAATGGGCCAACAAACACATTCATAATCAGGAGGTtggtttttaatagttttttaatgttgtttttgttggcaTCCTTAACAAATGACCTGTTTTCACAATTTGTACTGAAATACACATGATTGGTATCTCGCAACGatttgttttaatagttttttaatgttgttttttgttgttttttttttgtttcaatagGTTCTCAAATATGCACACATGCCCCATAAATATAAGGCATGAAGACCAAAGGCAAGCAACATCGAAACTGATAGGGGAATGCATAAAACCGAAGTTCTTGAACATAAAGACCAAGGCAACAGCGATGGACATAAAAGGGGAGTTGAAATACGTATATGGCATCAAAATGAACTATATGAAAGCTTGGAGAAGTAAGGAACATGCGAAACGACTTGAGAGGAAATGCTAGTGACTCGTACAGCCTAATACCGAGTTTCTTACACATGGTGGAAAAAACAAACCCTGGATCATTTGTGGATCTGAAAACGGCAGAAGACAACAGCTTGCTCTTTGTTTTCATGGCGTTGGATGCATCCATAAAAGGGTGGGGAGCATGCAGACCGATAGTTGTTGTGGACGGAACGTTCCTCAAAGCAGCTTATGGGGGAACTTTGTTGTGCGCATGCACACAAGATGCAGACAGTCATATTTTTCCACTAGCGTTTTGTGTTGCGTATTCCGAGAATGACCAATCTTGGAAATGgttcttcaaaaaatttaaagaagcgTATGGTGTACGGGAACACCAATGCCTAATTTCGCAGAAATGAAAGCCTCATCAAAGCGGCGAGAGAAATATATCCGTAAATTGCACACGATTCTATCGGTTACCACATTTTGAGCAACCTTAAAACAAGCTTCAAACAACATGCCGCCAAATACAATCCGCCATTCTTTGGAGCAAAGGAAAGCCTACACGTAAAAGCAATTCGAGTTCCACATGGCTGAATTGGATGGATTGGACAAACGCATAAGACCTTACCTCAAAAAAATCGGGTATGAAAAGTGGTCAAGAATTCATAGCCAAAACAAGAGGTATTCCACAATGACCTCAAACATATCGGAATCACCGAACGCCGCAAATTTGGCGGCAAGGAGCTACCAATTACAACGCCGCTAGAATGCTTCGAGAGCATTGGTGCAACAATGGACGCATACTAATAGGACAAAAGCACAAAACACCTTCACTAAGCTATCACCAACTGGAGAAGACATACTGTTGAAAAATTACACATACTCATTGAATCTGgaggtaaaatattaattatgttttttttttgtagtgttgtAGTGTTGTTGTAGTGCTGTTTCAATAGTTTTGTATTGTTGTTGTAGGAATTACAGctatgtttgattttttttttcaataaaatttaaaacaaagtTAAAGCAACAACGGATTACTTGTTTGAGGTAACAAGAATGAAAGAATCGTGGGAAGTAGACCTAGAAAAAAGAACATGCACGTGCAACAGTTCCAAATAGATGAAATGCCATGCGGGCACGCAATGGGCCGTGATGAGGGAGATGAACATGGACCCGTACACCTACTGTTCAGAttactacacaaaaaaaaattggctgGCAACTTATTCAGGGACAGTTTACCCAATAGGACACCAAAGTGAATGGGAGGTACCGGAAGAAGTGAAAAATATTACGCCTTGCCTCCACATGAAAGAGTAAAATCAGGAAGACCAAAAACATTAAGAAGGAAGGCCGGATGGGAAAGGGATCAACACAACAAGTGCGGCAAATGTGGTGAACTCGGggcataacaaaagaacatgcGGCAGAAGACGTAGAAgggaataaaaacaacaacaacaacaaaggtggaaaaacaaaagaaaactacACATACCTTATGAGAATTAGATATTGAGGAATTTAAATTTACGAAATACACGTGGAATacgctttttatttgaaaaacattGATTACATTGGGAATTGTTGATACTCTAGATTGGATATTAAAAGATGTTGGATactaaattgaatatatatatgaagtttGTTATTGAAACAGTTTGTGTTTTTAATACTGAAATGAATATTTGGATTCAAAAAACAGAGaaactataagaaaaaaaaaaacaaaaaaagaatggatctgaaatgaaaaaacaaacaaCTTTAACATACCAACTTTTttgtacataaaaataataagaaaaaacataCGAAAATAAAAGATTACATATTGTCCACACAAAGCGTAAGGAAAAACAACAGAACACCAATGTTTGTTTACGAAAAACAACATGAAAAACATtacaacaacattaaaaaactataagAACAATGACAGTCTGATTGAAAAAGCAAATCACTTCTTGGGAAGGCTGGGAGGGGCCTCGGATTCACTTTCAATGTTCTCAGTTTGCTTCTTCATCCCATATTGATAAAATAACGCAGCCAAACGATCGCGGTGAATTTCCACATCAAAATCAGAGGATGGGATGGGTTTGCCATCAATGAAATACTCAGCAAATGATGCAACAAAAACACCACAAtcactggaaaaaaaaaacaataaaacacaaaaaaagaCACTATGAAAACACTGATAAAAAACAAAagtcaacaacaaaaaaataaaaatacaaacaaccaGTGAAAAAACATTGAACACTAAACATAAAACTTACGCTGTGACCTGCTCGGGTAAACCATCAACAGCAACAATAGGAAACGGTTCCATAGTGCTAAACTTAGTTTCGTTGCGAAGGCCTTTGAAGTCTAACATAGAGAAGTAATATGGTAAAATAACAGAGAAAGGCTTGCAAGCCTCTTTGGCATCAGTCATATACCTCCCAGAACGCAGTGAATTGTACAGATATATGCGCCTGTCAACTATGTTAAGACGACCACAAATCCAATGATCCTGTAATTTTACATTGATAGGCATAATAACATGATCAACCAAATGCCAAGGAGTGGCACATAATATCTTACCACCTTGAATGTACTGGGCCACATTGTGAGAAAGAGACAACACCGATATATCGTTGTTTTTCTCAACAAACCTCTCATACAAAGTTTTTATGCTAGAACAAAAGAGGCAATCAGTTGTGGTGACTTTGATTTTCGGCTCGGCTGAGTACATTATTTTCTTACGAAGATAATAGAAAATGATGTCAATGTGCTGAACAAacagataaaaaaaaagtaagtgaAAAAAcattcaaacttatgaaaaactaacagaacaacacttaaaaacattaaaaaaaatagataaaaaaaataatatgtaaaataataataataataaaataaaaacttacagAATTGGTAAGGAAACAATTAGGGTAGGCAAGGTTGTGAAACCACATCTTGTTGCTGATGTCCTCAACACCAAAACGAAATGGCGGAAATATAGTGTCCTTACCCTTAC from Cannabis sativa cultivar Pink pepper isolate KNU-18-1 chromosome 4, ASM2916894v1, whole genome shotgun sequence carries:
- the LOC133036681 gene encoding uncharacterized protein LOC133036681; the encoded protein is MWFHNLAYPNCFLTNSHIDIIFYYLRKKIMYSAEPKIKVTTTDCLFCSSIKTLYERFVEKNNDISVLSLSHNVAQYIQGGKILCATPWHLVDHVIMPINVKLQDHWICGRLNIVDRRIYLYNSLRSGRYMTDAKEACKPFSVILPYYFSMLDFKGLRNETKFSTMEPFPIVAVDGLPEQVTADCGVFVASFAEYFIDGKPIPSSDFDVEIHRDRLAALFYQYGMKKQTENIESESEAPPSLPKK